The following are encoded in a window of Candidatus Zixiibacteriota bacterium genomic DNA:
- a CDS encoding radical SAM protein has protein sequence MTHDDKSGKGPGRDSGQGNLIDVCNCICCPRECRADRTGAKLGWCKSGDEIMISSICAHRGEEPVFSGHHGICNIFFSHCNMQCIYCQNYQISRVDSRGWSLTQLDEVVTEIESVLARGAKGVGFVSPSHCIPQMLQIIDRLGARGHNQPYVFNTNGYDRVDIVRSLEGIIDVYLPDLKYMDEKLGREYSDTRNYPEIATAAIREMYRQKGANIYLDDEDVIKSGLIIRHLVLPGQVENSRAVLRWIAEELSPSVHISLMSQYYPTPSVRNHPLLGRTLHPDEYEAVIEEFERLGFWRGWVQELGSPHSYRPDFDLSHPFEPDRDHK, from the coding sequence ATGACTCACGATGACAAGAGCGGAAAGGGGCCGGGCCGGGATTCGGGTCAGGGTAACCTGATCGACGTGTGCAACTGTATCTGTTGTCCGCGCGAGTGCCGGGCGGATCGCACCGGCGCAAAGCTCGGTTGGTGCAAGAGCGGCGACGAAATCATGATCTCGTCGATCTGTGCCCACCGTGGCGAGGAACCGGTTTTCAGCGGCCATCACGGTATCTGCAACATCTTCTTCTCGCACTGCAACATGCAATGCATATACTGTCAGAATTATCAAATCTCGAGGGTCGATTCGCGCGGCTGGTCGTTGACACAGCTCGATGAGGTAGTCACGGAGATTGAGTCGGTCCTGGCGCGCGGCGCCAAAGGGGTAGGTTTTGTGTCACCGTCGCACTGTATCCCGCAAATGCTGCAGATTATCGACCGGCTCGGGGCGCGCGGGCACAATCAGCCGTACGTGTTCAACACCAACGGGTATGACAGAGTCGACATTGTCCGATCACTCGAGGGCATCATCGACGTTTACCTTCCCGATCTGAAGTACATGGACGAGAAGCTGGGACGGGAGTACTCCGATACCAGGAACTATCCCGAGATCGCCACCGCCGCCATAAGAGAAATGTACCGCCAAAAAGGGGCGAATATCTATCTGGACGACGAAGATGTTATTAAGTCCGGACTGATCATTCGGCACCTCGTACTTCCGGGTCAGGTTGAAAACTCCAGGGCGGTGCTCAGGTGGATCGCGGAGGAGTTGTCGCCATCGGTGCACATCTCGCTCATGTCTCAGTACTATCCGACCCCGTCGGTGCGAAATCACCCCCTTTTAGGTCGAACGCTGCACCCCGACGAGTATGAGGCCGTGATCGAGGAATTCGAGCGGCTCGGTTTCTGGCGCGGCTGGGTACAGGAACTGGGCAGCCCGCACAGCTACCGCCCTGATTTTGACCTCAGCCACCCGTTTGAGCCGGATCGCGACCACAAGTGA
- a CDS encoding RsmE family RNA methyltransferase: MNLIILTDNDRVDEHNYVVRDQRAEHIRMILKLKEGDTLETGLVNGPIGNAVVARVTPDEVLMQCSRWTQAAPPALEIDLICALPRPQTLKKILITSAMMGVRSLHLIRANRVEKSYFQSPLIQPEHQLSFLLEGLSQGKLTRLPLVQVHDRFRRFFEEELTLLSDVPSGPPLRLLCSPVTAVTIDSVYVRSTREVTVAVGPEGGWVPFEVDLMLALGFRSFTLGPWTLRVEHAVTAALAQIELVRAKMTG, encoded by the coding sequence GTGAACTTGATCATCCTGACAGACAACGACCGCGTCGACGAGCATAACTATGTCGTGCGCGACCAGCGCGCCGAGCACATTCGAATGATCCTGAAACTCAAGGAGGGGGATACGCTTGAGACTGGCCTTGTCAACGGTCCAATCGGCAACGCGGTTGTTGCACGGGTCACACCGGATGAAGTGCTGATGCAGTGCAGCCGGTGGACTCAGGCAGCGCCGCCCGCACTCGAGATCGATCTGATTTGCGCTTTGCCGCGGCCGCAAACACTGAAGAAGATACTGATCACGAGCGCCATGATGGGGGTCAGGTCGCTGCATCTTATCAGAGCCAATCGAGTGGAAAAGAGCTATTTTCAGTCGCCGTTGATTCAACCTGAACACCAGTTGTCGTTTCTTCTGGAGGGATTGTCGCAGGGGAAGCTGACCCGGCTGCCGCTTGTTCAGGTACATGATCGCTTCCGCCGCTTTTTCGAGGAGGAGCTGACGTTGTTGTCGGACGTTCCTTCCGGACCACCACTGCGGCTTCTCTGCAGCCCGGTGACTGCCGTGACTATTGACAGCGTGTATGTCCGTTCAACACGCGAAGTGACTGTGGCGGTAGGCCCGGAAGGGGGCTGGGTGCCGTTCGAGGTGGACCTGATGCTCGCGCTGGGGTTTCGTTCCTTTACGCTCGGCCCATGGACACTGCGAGTCGAGCACGCGGTGACAGCGGCCCTGGCGCAAATAGAGCTGGTGCGGGCAAAAATGACCGGCTAG